ATTGATGTAGGAAGCCCCCATGTTATCTGCGGATTTGCATGCCACTGCCATTGAAGCCCAAGTTTAGGATTATTAAATTCATCACTTTCAGGTGGTGTTGCAACCGGAAAAGTTTTTTTACCAACATTTGGTTTTTTATATACCATAACAGGCTCTCCAATACCATCATTATCCTCATCGCTTCCAATTATCGGCCAGTCCTGCTGCCATTTCATAGGCTGTAAATGAACAACTCTTCCGTAAGCAAACTGATCCTGAAAATGAAGAAACCAGTCTTCACCTGTTTGTGTCTGAACCCATGCACCCTGATGTGGGCCGTTAACAGTTGTTTTTCCCTGTTCCATCACTTTTCTTTTTTCATAAGGCCCAAAAATATTCTTAGCCCTCATAACTGTCTGCCAGCCAGTAGCTACTCCACCAGCCGGAGCAAAAATATAATAATAACCATTACGTTTATAAAATTTAGGTCCTTCAATGGTTGGTTCATCCGGGTGTCCGTCAATAATCATAACATCATCATTATTTGCAGATAAACCATCCGGGTTCATTGAACAGACAGCCAAAGTACTTTTTATTCCTGCGCGGCTGCCAGCAAACGCATAACCCAGATATGCCTTCCCATCCTCATCCCACAAAGGTGCCGGATCAATCAATCCTTTTCCTTCTTTTACCATAATAGGTTCAGACCATGGGCCTTGAGCTTTTTTTGCTTTCACGACATAAATTCCAAAATCAGGATCCGGATAGTAAATATAAAATTCATTTTTGTGAAAACGAATGCAGGGAGCCCACACTCCGTTTCCATGCTGAACTTCATTATATATTTCTAATGGTTTTTGTGTGGAAAGTGCATATCCTATCAATTTCCAGTTTACTAAATCCTTTGAATGAAGAATAGGCAGGCCAGGAATACAATTAAAAGATGAAGCGGTCATATAATAATCATCTCCCACCCTGATAGCATCCGGATCAGAATAATCAGCATATAAAACAGGATTTTTATAAGTACCGTCACCCTGATCTGCTACCCAGACATTTGAATAATTGTTTTGTCTTTTTTCCTGCGCAGTTGAATTCTGCATCAAAATACCAGACAACAAAAGAGATGTTATTATGACAAATTTCATTTAAAAGGTATTATCTGTTTAATTCTAATGCTGCCAGAATAAAAGGTCCTGTTGCTTTAGGATCATTATCTTTCTTTTTTTCATTTACATAATATTCATAAGAACCATCTCTGTATGGAGTTCCTCCAAGTCCCGCTACCTGACAAGCCTGAGTTAATGTTATAGTTCCGTCTGCGTCAACTTTGATTAACTGAGTAGTTAGTCCATCAAAAGCTTTGTTGGCTATTTTTTTGAATTTTGCAGGTAAGTATCCTTTATTAACACCTTTTGCAAATGCATAGGCAAACATGGATGAGCCTGAAGCTTCAAGATAATTTCCTTCCTTGTCCATTTTATCTGTAACCTGATACCATAAACCAGATTTATCCTGATATTTTGCTAAACTTTCCGAAACTTTATTTAAATAACCAACCAATTCTTTTTGTTTTGGATGCTCTTTCGGAAAATAATCTAAAGCATCAACAAGAGCCATTACATACCAGCCAAGAGCTCGGGACCAGAAGTTTGGTGAATTTCCTGTTTCTTTATTTGCCCATGGCATTTGTTTGCTTTCATCCCATCCGTGATATAATAAACCTGTAGCCGGATCTGTTGCATGTAATTGAATTTGTTCGAATTGATGGGCAACATCATCAAGGTTTTTTCCTCCTTCAAAAGTTGCTGTATATTCAGCATAGAAAGGTTCTCCCATATACAAACCATCCAGCCACATTTGATTAGGATAGATTTTTTTATGCCAGAATCCTCCGGACTGCGTTCTTGGATGCACTGTTAACTGTTGACGTAACAATTGCATCGCTTTTAAATATTTTTCTTCTTTTGTTTTATCATAAGCATTAAAAAGCAAACGCCCAGCCACAATCATATCGATATTGTATTTTTCAATTTCATAAGTTTTGATTGTGCCGTCATTTTCAATTAATGCATCCAGATATCCCTGCACATAAGAAGCATATGCCGGATTTGGATTTTTTTTATATAATTCCTGGAATGAATATAAAACAAGTCCGTGAACGTAGTCCCATTTTGGCGCTTTTGAATCATCAATCTGCCAGGATTCAGGATGACGTTTCATTAATGTCAACGCCATTTTGTCTGACCATTTCAAATCTTTAGAAACTACTGTTTGATTAGTAGAGTTGTTAGTTTTTCCTGCTTCGGGCGATGCTGTCTTGCATCCAAAAATTACGAATGAAATGAAAAGTGTGGCGACTTTTAAAGTGTTTATTCTGTTGTTTAACATAGTGATTATTTTAACTTTTTGGAAATCTTA
The Flavobacterium flavigenum genome window above contains:
- a CDS encoding glycoside hydrolase family 43 protein, encoding MKFVIITSLLLSGILMQNSTAQEKRQNNYSNVWVADQGDGTYKNPVLYADYSDPDAIRVGDDYYMTASSFNCIPGLPILHSKDLVNWKLIGYALSTQKPLEIYNEVQHGNGVWAPCIRFHKNEFYIYYPDPDFGIYVVKAKKAQGPWSEPIMVKEGKGLIDPAPLWDEDGKAYLGYAFAGSRAGIKSTLAVCSMNPDGLSANNDDVMIIDGHPDEPTIEGPKFYKRNGYYYIFAPAGGVATGWQTVMRAKNIFGPYEKRKVMEQGKTTVNGPHQGAWVQTQTGEDWFLHFQDQFAYGRVVHLQPMKWQQDWPIIGSDEDNDGIGEPVMVYKKPNVGKKTFPVATPPESDEFNNPKLGLQWQWHANPQITWGLPTSMGYYNLNCIPVPKDYNNLFDIPNLLLQKFPANEFTATTKITFNSRFDGEYTGLVIMGLDYSFLCLKQNEGKLFLSQKTALRSDKKGVESENKRIAIKDRTIYLQVKVKSGGICNFFYSEDGQKFNAIGDTFTAREGKWIGAKIGFLALREGVINDAGSVAIDWFRITD
- a CDS encoding glycoside hydrolase family 88/105 protein, coding for MLNNRINTLKVATLFISFVIFGCKTASPEAGKTNNSTNQTVVSKDLKWSDKMALTLMKRHPESWQIDDSKAPKWDYVHGLVLYSFQELYKKNPNPAYASYVQGYLDALIENDGTIKTYEIEKYNIDMIVAGRLLFNAYDKTKEEKYLKAMQLLRQQLTVHPRTQSGGFWHKKIYPNQMWLDGLYMGEPFYAEYTATFEGGKNLDDVAHQFEQIQLHATDPATGLLYHGWDESKQMPWANKETGNSPNFWSRALGWYVMALVDALDYFPKEHPKQKELVGYLNKVSESLAKYQDKSGLWYQVTDKMDKEGNYLEASGSSMFAYAFAKGVNKGYLPAKFKKIANKAFDGLTTQLIKVDADGTITLTQACQVAGLGGTPYRDGSYEYYVNEKKKDNDPKATGPFILAALELNR